A window from Ostrinia nubilalis chromosome 13, ilOstNubi1.1, whole genome shotgun sequence encodes these proteins:
- the LOC135077370 gene encoding knirps-related protein-like, translated as MNQKCKVCGEPAAGFHFGAFTCEGCKSFFGRSYNNLNSITECKNNGECVINKKNRTACKACRLRKCLMVGMSKSGSRYGRRSNWFKIHCLLQEQQQAAQSRSPPRVPPSPHSLAPPFPPHLFPGLARPRTKEELALLGLDDYKPPCSGSPDSHRSGSSPKLDEKSKLTQSRPPDRPLTPPRDTYVPLPLANISLPHFPHSPFLPPPPFSPFATNHPLLFPPGFHPIYSRHLLDHAALRQAAENNNDVRIDDHNADSSKRFFLDEILKQQRSSQPPTPQEDVISEAEFVPTPPAERRTSESPLQENPMDLSVKSDGRSSSARRRSDDSEIITPDNDDAESGSAAGSASEEEDVSYSQIKRIKLHPLDLTTKV; from the coding sequence TCGTTCTTCGGGCGCTCATACAACAACCTGAACTCGATAACGGAATGCAAGAACAACGGCGAGTGCGTCATCAACAAGAAGAACCGCACCGCGTGCAAGGCCTGCCGCCTGCGCAAGTGCCTCATGGTGGGCATGTCCAAGTCCGGCAGCAGGTACGGCCGCCGCTCCAACTGGTTCAAGATCCACTGCCTTCTTCAAGAGCAACAACAAGCCGCCCAATCGCGGTCGCCTCCAAGAGTTCCCCCGTCTCCTCACTCGCTAGCGCCACCCTTCCCCCCACATCTCTTCCCCGGGCTAGCCAGACCACGCACGAAAGAAGAACTCGCACTACTAGGCCTCGATGACTACAAGCCCCCCTGCTCTGGCTCCCCAGACTCACACCGCAGCGGCTCCTCCCCCAAACTAGACGAGAAGAGCAAACTCACCCAATCCAGACCGCCTGACAGACCCCTCACGCCGCCGAGGGACACGTACGTCCCGCTCCCCTTAGCCAACATCAGCTTGCCCCACTTCCCACACTCGCCGTTCTTACCGCCCCCGCCCTTCAGCCCGTTCGCCACGAACCATCCGTTGCTGTTCCCGCCCGGCTTCCACCCGATATACTCTCGGCATCTGCTCGACCACGCGGCGTTAAGACAAGCTGCGGAAAACAACAACGACGTCAGAATCGACGACCATAATGCCGACTCGTCAAAGCGATTCTTCTTAGATGAAATTCTGAAACAGCAGAGGTCCTCGCAACCACCGACGCCGCAGGAGGACGTGATATCTGAAGCGGAGTTTGTGCCCACGCCTCCCGCTGAGAGGAGAACCTCAGAATCGCCCTTACAAGAGAATCCGATGGACTTGTCGGTGAAATCTGACGGTAGATCCAGTTCGGCCAGACGGAGATCCGATGACAGTGAGATCATCACTCCAGATAACGACGATGCCGAATCGGGCAGCGCGGCGGGCTCCGCCAGCGAGGAAGAAGACGTCTCTTATTCCCAAattaagcgaatcaaactccaCCCGTTGGACCTCACTACCAAAGTCTGA